The Gouania willdenowi unplaced genomic scaffold, fGouWil2.1 scaffold_93_arrow_ctg1, whole genome shotgun sequence genomic interval tcaactcaattacagtaacattagtacttgtaatccattactttcacctctggttatatTTGACAGACATTTGCACTTTAAACACCTGCTGCTTTGGGCTGTTTTGAAGCTAACTTTATGATTTCATTTCATAGATCAGCAAAGATGATGAAAGAGGCAAAGGCCATTGGGGAGGCGCTCACTGAGAGGCATCAGCAAACCTCCTGCTCTGAACATCTCCAGCAGCCCCGGGACGTGGTTTTGGACGTGGTTCCAAAGGTGCTTCAGGGCTTGTGGGTGCCTAAACCAAGGTTGTTCCTCACCATGCCTTCCATGAAGCTGGATAAGATGGCAGTTGGAGTCACCAAAGGGGTAGAAGATGGTGTTCTAGCTGCCCTAGGCTCCACCACACATGAAGTCAACATGTCCCGCTCAACCAGGGATGAGATGATCACCTCCATCATAAAGACACTTCATGAAGCCTACCCCAAAGACATCAGGAGGAAGATGCTGAACTCATTTTCTCCACAGTTGATGCACCACGTTGCTGAAGTTACAGCTGAACAGATCACGGCTTTGTTTCAACCTCGGGGGAAACAAGAAGATACCAtgtccctccctgaggagcccacgaccctccctgaggagcccaAGTCTCTCACTGAAGAGCCCACGTCACTCCCTGACGAGACCACGTCTCTAAATGAGGAGCCCACGTCACTACATGAGGAGGTCAAGTCTCTCCCTGAAGATCCCACGTCACTCCCTGAGGAGCCCAAGTCTCTCACTGAAGAGCCCACGTCACTCCCTGACGAGACCACGTCTCTAAATGAGGAGCCCACGTCTCTCCATGAGGAGCCCAAGTCTCTCACTGAAGAGCCCACATCCCTCCATGAGGAGCCCAAGTCTCTCACTGAAGAGCCCACGTCCCTCCATGAGGAGCCCAAGTCTCTCACTGAAGAGCCCACGTCACTCCCTGATGAGACCACGTCTCTAAATGAGGAGCCCACGTCCCTCCATGTGGAGCCCAAGTCTCTCACTGAGGAGCCCACGTTCCTCCATGAGCAGTCACCAgtgaaggtggaggaatctcgaaagaagaaaaagagtcGAATGAACCGATTCATCAGGTGGATGCAGAAGAGGATCTTCACCCGCATCCATCCTCAGTGACACAATCTGTTTTTCcaacaaataattaaacatttgttgaaaaatgtggaaacattAATGACTTTATGTTACAACCTGATACAATCACTTTGTAACAATGTAtcatttattgtgaaaaaaatcaaataaaatctgcaaaacaaaacagatgaagtgatttgttgatttaaaacacacatgaatAATAACCAATAAGGGTTTTAACAAAGATTAATGCTTGATAATGATATTATAGACAAAGTAAAATGGATTATAAATGAGctcataattattaattattactggctcactaaaaataataatgctacATACTTAATTACAATGGtaactgaagagaaaaaaaggagagaagaGAACTGCATGAAGATAAGAaattaaagacaataaaaataaccaaaggAGAGTTCACTCAGACACCCAAACCTCCTccaagctccaaatctcctctttgtcagatattgtaagttatctggatcagtgatcctggtaCCAGGATCATTCACACAATAATGGCTTGGAACAAATCTATATCCCACTAACTatcatacagtaggtcacaatcagtgctttaaattaactttttagatcaccagccagcatggctagtagattcttaaagttataaaccaaccacattttccaccagccaaatttttttctagaaaaaataaactacattatgagccacagaatagatttaagccttcaagtgttttaaaaatagtttttaatttagttgattgcaaaaatacattaaaatagtaaaaatatatacatttattttaaaaacaatgctaACTGTAAACATGTTTAGGATGTCTATCATTcataataaacatacattttttacactTCATCATTAATGTACATATgactttttttgtacaaaactttCAACATGGTTAAcattattaaattgtaattaactttaaGTCGTATGTCTTTAGATGCTTGTAATGGAAGACACACccatttttttaggttttaaatgtacattgatgaaaataaaatgaaaatagaaataaCGCATTTTTCGCTTTTGCGCTTTTtcatataattaatttattccaTAGAGTTGCTTCCTcttattacacattttgatATGACTTTATTGAACTATATCATTAAAGATGTTTCTGGGTATGTATAAGAAAAACTCTTTGGGGACTGGAATTATTCTATACAGATGCTAAAAGGtgtcaaaatgtatatatttgtatagtaCTTTAATTCAATAGGCATTACATATTTAGTTCCATAAAGGCTTTCATAATACTAGTTTAAATCATTAACCAACTTTCTAAATGctcagaaatgtcttttttgttgcatttttactGTCATTGAGCGTGGGACGGAGGCGGTGCCGCTCTAACTTCAAAGAGAGTAGGTGAACTTCTGAGGCCAGTCGGCCTGTGCTTATACGCACATATACAATGTACATATGCATCACCTTAAGTGTGTGTTCACTCTGAGCAGTTAGACCTAtggttttaatattaataattaaacctAACATCGAGGCCGGCCTGTGAATGCACTCACGTGCACAGTGTACGTGTGTCCAAATtgatggaaaaacacacactccTGTCATTTCTCTGTAAAGACTTAATCAGAAAGATATCATAGCTCTAAAGACACATATACAGCCATGAAAACTTTAGCACAAAtgccacacaaacactcactgtGTGCACGTTTGTGTGCGTGAGTATTGTGCGTGTTCAGCACCGCTGCTGTCCACTGAAAACATAAGCTTtaacataattacattttcccGTCCTTTCTTCCATCAACATTCCAAACTAAAGTCCTGTAAGTATGATGTCTCACACTAAGCCAGGGGTTTTCAACGTTGGGgtagcctgaaatgtctagtaataataaattaatatgatatttttcaattttagattttttttttttaaataaaaaaatatatacatacattttaaaatgaaaaagtttaacttttaaaataaataaaaacatttaattaaaaaaacaacaattttactCCTTGACAGTCCACTGCTCTGCCGTGGTAGGTTAAATCAGGGTTGTTCAAcattggggtcgcctggaaataaaatggagtcgcctgaaatgtctagtgataataaaataaaatgaaataaaataagaaactgattaaaattttatttttaccattcaaaattgtttcaaaaatattttttttaaataaaaataaatgtttttaaaattaataaataatattcttttaaaattaaaaaaatatttaaaataatttaaatatatatatatataaaattttaattatatatattataattctacaataaaaaaaaatctgaacatAATATCTCAGAAATAGATATTAGtccaggaagaggcagaaaatgcttaaataattatatatatatatacagtcaaGCCCAAAAGTATTCATACCCCTGGCATATTTTGACttaaagttactttttttcaacaagcaagttttttcttgatttaaaaTGACACAGGTGTCTCCCAGAAGATAACAAGACAATGTACAAGAGACatcattgtggaaaaaaaatcctagccttcatttatatttgaacaAATAGTGGCATGTCCAAAATTATTCATACCCTTTGCAGCTGCGCGTTGTGGTTGCTCACAAATCAGGAAAGGTCTATAAGGCCATATCCAAATGTTTTCAAGTTCCAGTGGCTACAGTGCAAAGTAttattaacactagaagtcccacagaggtgtcaaatgaactttttacctataaaacccagagaggtgtcatttgacccaaagagaacacaaaaattatttatttttaatgacagtgtggtgtgagaaatgtgcaaaagaacaactgtgatttgttttcaatggcttttatttgtgtaaaaaaaaaaaaaataataaaataaaaataatgataataacaaagcaactgtgcacatatttagaagaatctccttcatcctcttattgagactcgtgacatacttggcactgccacggtatctctctcctacatttgccacatgtgtatttgtggcaatgaacacatcgcacagttgcgcgattgctcttgcagcaatggttgatctgacacttagcccttttcccatctttgtagttgactgaggaatttcccggcgaatcttgttgactgtcccgaggatggtggttttccggctgagcagtcgtcgtgcaagtgtcagtgatgtaaagaaattgtccgaggtgaccgtcctgcctttgtccataaatggttccatcagcttcatcaccacactctcagaaagtctctcctcactgggacgactggggtcctttccaagatatgggaggacattgcagatgtactttgttttcaaatcacaagccacccaaaactttatgccaaatttgtcgggttttgttgcaatgtactgcaggaaacagcagcgagtcttcgatgggaaaagctgttcatcaattgtgatgtgtcgaccagggttgtagcatgtgatgcagttggtaacaaacgatccccacacatccgaaattgcagcaaacttatctgtctgcactcgctcactgcgcgtaaacatgtcatcaaatcgtaggtgacgcatgatgtcttggaaacggtttcgtgacataattccagtgataagtgggtttcccaggcatgctgaccagctgtcacgcagagatggaaccttggtcacccccctcaaaataataacagaaataaatgccattagttcatggaggatcatgaaccagtccgtctgctccgtttgccgtgcatgctgaatagtccattcttgaatgggacggagcatgccaacagtaatgaaacagaggaagctctgaagacgactcctgattcttcttctggcctttgctgttggctctccatctgcagcgtacggttccattggagtgaaacggagaattgtacccacatgttcttcatgccacactgtgccctcttttgccgtctctgtgggctcactctccaaccgagctctcttttccagatgaggagcagtctcgtcatctgcaatgtgaacaaattcaaattattcttttgtttggttttaaataaaaataaagtcaggaaatgaaaataggatgtttgggaaatctaacctgagCTCCGAGTCCAAtcaatttggctgaaggtttatgtcctctccatctgagtcacaagggtttgccttgttcaggatcaattccaacgcttcttgagtggtaaatcttctctgcattttgagtagaataagtgtggagtgtcagcaggtggaagcagccagctatttattccccacagcacaaaaggctgcatgacaacagggtattccaggggtgtccaattccggtcctcgagagccactaatcagcacaccttattcaaatgatcatccagctctgcagaagcctgataatcatttgaatcaggtgtgttggaagaggtgactctgtttctttcaatgtttgtagtctgtgtttgttctcccccagcatcaagcagaacgagttaataaacggggcattgtgactttagcttccagggcacttccccctaaaattccagacttccattgttagagtcaggctctcccccctgctgatttctcaggtgattcatttacaaatgaatagatgcaaattgtagccatcagagtcgtcagtttggtcctagagttcatttgaccctgctctgggacttctggggggatatagaaatccctgggacttctagtgttaaaacCACCTGGAACCAGGCCCCCAGGCTGGCTTCATTGGCAGCACAGAGGCCCCCAGGCTGGCCCCCATCCAGTTGGGGTTAAACCACCTGGAACCAGGCCCCCAGGCTGGCTTCATTGGCAGCACAGAGGCCCCCAGGCTGGCCCCCATCCAGTTGGGGTTAAACCACCTGGAACCAGGCCCCCAGGCTGGCTTCATTGGCAGCACAGAGGCCCCCAGGCTGGCCTCGGCGGTcgaaaagagcacccctggtaccctggatgggactaggccaccgggctgagctagggttggggttaaggttcacccccagggaccaggccccccaggctggCCTCAGCGGTcgaaaagagcacccctggtaccctggatgggactaggccgccgggctgagctagggttggtgttaaggttcacccccagggaccaggccccccaggctgTCCTCAGCGGTcgaaaagagcacccctggtaccctggatgggactaagccgccgggctgagctagggttGGTGTTAAGgatcacccccagggaccaggccccccaggctggCCTCAGTGGTtgaaaagagcacccctggtaccctggatgggactaggccgccgggctgagctagggttGGTGTTAAGgatcacccccagggaccaggccccccaggctggCCTCAGTGGTtgaaaagagcacccctggtaccctggatgggactaggctgccgggctgagctagggttggtgttaaggttcacccccagggaccaggccccccaggctggCCTCAGCGGTcgaaaagagcacccctggtacCCTGGATGGGACTAGGCCGCCGGACTGAGCTAGGGTTGgtgttaaggttcacccccagggaccaggccccccaggctggCCTCAGTGGTCAaaaagagcacccctggtaccctggatgggactaggccgccgggctgagctagggttggggttaaggttcacccccagggaccaggccccccaggctggCCTCAGCGGTagaaaagagcacccctggtaccctggatgggactaggccgccgggctgagctagggttggggttaaggttcacccccagggaccaggccccccaggctggCCTCAGTGGTcgaaaagagcacccctggtaccctggatgggactaggccgccgggctgagctagggttggtgttaaggttcacccccagggaccaggccccccaggctgTCCTCAGCGGTcgaaaagagcacccctggtaccctggatgggactaggccgccgggctgagctagggttggggttaaggttcacccccagggaccaggccccccaggctggCCTCAGCGGTcgaaaagagcacccctggtacCCTGGATGGGACTAGGCCGCCAGGCTGagctagggttggggttaaggtTCACCCTAGCCCTAATGCTAGGGTTAACCGGCCACCAGGCCCCAGGAGCCAGCACTCCACCTCCCCACTTCGAAGCCCCCCTTTCCCGGGCAAAGGCTGGCCCCTGACCCCCCCTGCTCTGCTCCGGAGGCCGGCAACAACTAAACACCCGGCGCACCAGCCGAACCTGCGCACCCACACTTAAGCCTCCCTCTCTGCATTGAGAACCACCACCAACCCAGCAGGAGCTTCGTGCCCCAGGTAGAACGTGGcacttagaaatttttccgagcgtctcttcgtgcccctggtagaacatggcacttagaaatttttccgagcgtctcttcgtgcccctggtagaacgtggcacttagaaatttttccgagcgtcttttcgtgcccctggtagaacgtggcacttagaaatttttccgagcGTCCTTTCGTGCCCCTGGTAGACCGTGAAACttggtcatttttattttttccaagcaTCTTTTTGTGCCCCTGGTAGGGCTGCGGTGTCCCCGGGAGGAGGGGGGTGTCAGAGTGGGCCCGGCGCCCCGCGTCTGACAAAAGCTTGGATCGAGGGATGACTTTCAATAGATCGCAGCGTGAAGCTGCTCTGCTACGTACGAAACCCTGACCCAGAATCAGGTCGTCTGCAAGTGATTTAGCACCAGGTCCTCCACGAAAGTGAGTTCTGAGATGGGAGTGGGGTGACCGACTTCCGGCCACACCCGGCCCCGTCACAAAAGGCTCTCCGCACCGGCCGAGGCCGGCTATCCGAGACCAACCGAAGGTCCGCGGCGCTCCGGTATCATCACGTCTAGGCGGGATTCTGACTTAGAGGCGTTCAGTCATAATCCCACAGATGGTAGCCTCGCACCATTGGCTCCTCAGCCAagcacacacaccaaatgtCTGAACCTGCGGTTCCTCTCGTACTgagcaggattactattgcaacaacacatcatcagtagggtaaaactaacctgtctcacgacggtctaaacccagctcacgttccctattagtgggtgaacaatccaacgcttggtgaattctgcttcacaatgataGGAAGAGCCGACATCGAAGGATCAAAAAGCGACGTCGCTATGAACGCTTGGCCGCCACAAGCCAGTTATCCCTGTGGTAACTTTTCTGACACCTCCTGCTTAAAACCCAAAAAGTCAGAAGGATCGTGAGGCCCCGCTTTCACGGTCTGTATTCATACTGAAAATCAAGATCAAGCGAGCTTTTGCCCTTCTGCTCCACGGGAGGTTTCTGTCCTCCCTGAGCTCGCCTTAGGACACCTGCGTTACCGTTTGACAGGTGTACCGCCCCAGTCAAACTCCCCACCTGCCACTGTCCCCGGAGCGGGTCGCGCCCTGCGGGTTGACGCCGGGCGCTTGACGCCAGAAGCGAGAGCCTGCTGGGGGCTCGCCTCCCCGCCTCACCGGGTAAGTGAAAAAACGATAAGAGTAGTGGTATTTCACCGGCGGCCGGGGCCTCCCACTTATTCTACACCTCTCATGTCTCTTCACAGTGCCAGACTAGAGTCAAGCTCAACAGCCTTTCACTTCTGATCGCCACGAAAACGATTTTTTCACCATCTTTTATGATTTTTTGCGCCGATTATGAGCGTGTAAAAAGTTTAGTTCGTAAAATTGTTTATGGGAACTTTATGGCTTGAACAGCGTATGTGCTGCATAACCGTTTCTGATCCCGTGTAAAAATTGCCCGATTGCGCTTCTAACTGCAAACTTTTCACGTTTCCTTTAGGCCTTGAGCCTCCGGAGGCCGCACACCAAGTTTAGGGCAGATCGTACAACGTGGCACAAGTTTGGCACGGTTGGCACAATTGGACATCCAGTGTGCACACTTTTACACTTTTAATATTACGGCTAAAGCCTAAGGCGCAGAGACAAAAAATGGTTATCCACACGTGCGCGGCAAGCGTCCGAGTCCAATGGGACTCTTTGTTTCTAAATCGGACGCTCCTGTGAattgttatgattttttttcaatatcttgGCTTCGCTCGAGCTCGTGAAGAGCACTTGTGCTGACCAAAGTGGAAAACCAGCAGGCAGTGTCCTTTTGGCTCCTATTGACCTCAAATTTTGAGCTAAAAAGCTGAAGTTTCACACAAACACTCCTTAGGGCTCCCTTATGACCTacacttggtttcatttgagtatctttaaag includes:
- the LOC114461081 gene encoding uncharacterized protein LOC114461081 — protein: MELFQEGTYRPIGVLFDTPVYRQIFQNCWHMPSYKVHVAMVAELLRLQKENQLLSEVTPEDMARHLHVMSKRSLRVQLLDFQLQEYDNDDDDEVRMLLSMAREVNDSMRMRDIQLDAQRLISAPELMPPNFISAKMMKEAKAIGEALTERHQQTSCSEHLQQPRDVVLDVVPKVLQGLWVPKPRLFLTMPSMKLDKMAVGVTKGVEDGVLAALGSTTHEVNMSRSTRDEMITSIIKTLHEAYPKDIRRKMLNSFSPQLMHHVAEVTAEQITALFQPRGKQEDTMSLPEEPTTLPEEPKSLTEEPTSLPDETTSLNEEPTSLHEEVKSLPEDPTSLPEEPKSLTEEPTSLPDETTSLNEEPTSLHEEPKSLTEEPTSLHEEPKSLTEEPTSLHEEPKSLTEEPTSLPDETTSLNEEPTSLHVEPKSLTEEPTFLHEQSPVKVEESRKKKKSRMNRFIRWMQKRIFTRIHPQ